In Bacillota bacterium, the DNA window GAGGCCCGGCGAAAACTCCGCTCGCACGTCGCCGAACCGGCCAAAGCCCCGTAGCCGCAGGGCCCGCAAGGTGAGCGTCATGGCAGAAGCTGCCCCCTTTTCAGGGCTGCCTCCCCTCCAGCGCCGACATGGCAAGCCGCAGCGCTCTTGTGAAAAGCGAGCGGCGTTGGTCGTCGGGAGCCTGCTCGATCTCGCGAAGGGCTCGGCTGGCCAAAAGACCCCGCACGGTCGGCTCACGGGTCAGATCCTCCAGGCGTCGCGGATCAAGCCCTTCGGTCTCGTCCACCACGTCCACG includes these proteins:
- a CDS encoding DNA repair exonuclease, producing GPFSSTAELAAHVRARLDCAERPILRVIARGVLGFTFDPEALVRELGPACFFVDVVDETEGLDPRRLEDLTREPTVRGLLASRALREIEQAPDDQRRSLFTRALRLAMSALEGRQP